A genomic segment from Nitrosopumilus sp. K4 encodes:
- a CDS encoding multicopper oxidase domain-containing protein: MLFTIAAVAVMGATLFGSTYTQTQIAGQSLDASKMDVNVYDQIRNMGGLQLVMPEAFAETDCGVLSNSGRKVVEFNLTGESVTLPIMGGKTYNAMTFSGQVPGPTLRVTQGDVVKMTLEIPADEVTGHGNDMHASQMSAGNFESVNPGETSQYCYIAESAGVFKYHCSGVKLVGMDQHVLSGMYGIAIVDPINGYKKLMVEKTKVENGKVSLDRKFYDADALEFQLQYNQLYLTPEGNYDAGAMFQHHNTATVVNGMQFGYVPNMAHNLLVKGDTNKNIFVAQPWNGLEHKQYQSQLLFVENDQHVRLFIENHGNEPLFFHIVGEILDRVTQGNRVQSAATETWLLGGSQNMIVDLVFDEPGAYAAVNHDYAAIYTGAATVFVAGDPFGLNPVLVEKGVIPAPVASYAYALGNPSDAVPPMGKNSIAHPAINIHGLYTDEVASELQENGAIALWEVIPVVAEMLS, from the coding sequence ATGCTCTTTACCATCGCAGCAGTAGCTGTCATGGGAGCAACCTTATTCGGAAGCACATACACACAAACCCAGATTGCAGGTCAATCACTTGACGCCAGTAAAATGGATGTCAACGTATATGACCAAATCCGCAATATGGGCGGTTTACAGCTTGTAATGCCTGAAGCATTTGCAGAAACTGATTGTGGCGTACTATCAAACTCTGGACGCAAAGTCGTAGAGTTTAATCTAACTGGTGAAAGTGTTACTCTCCCAATTATGGGCGGTAAAACTTACAACGCAATGACCTTCAGCGGTCAGGTCCCAGGACCAACACTAAGAGTTACTCAAGGTGATGTTGTAAAGATGACACTTGAAATCCCAGCAGATGAAGTTACTGGACACGGTAACGATATGCACGCTTCACAAATGTCAGCTGGCAACTTTGAGTCAGTTAATCCTGGCGAAACAAGTCAGTATTGTTACATTGCTGAATCTGCTGGTGTCTTCAAATACCACTGTTCTGGTGTCAAACTAGTTGGTATGGACCAACACGTTCTTTCCGGCATGTACGGAATTGCAATCGTTGATCCAATCAATGGATACAAGAAACTCATGGTAGAGAAGACAAAAGTAGAGAATGGCAAAGTTTCACTTGACAGAAAGTTCTACGATGCAGACGCATTAGAATTCCAACTCCAATACAATCAGTTGTACTTAACACCTGAAGGCAACTATGATGCAGGAGCAATGTTCCAACATCATAACACTGCAACAGTTGTTAATGGCATGCAATTTGGTTATGTACCAAACATGGCACACAACTTACTTGTAAAAGGTGATACCAACAAGAACATCTTTGTTGCACAACCATGGAATGGACTTGAACACAAGCAATACCAATCACAACTCTTGTTTGTTGAAAATGATCAACACGTGAGACTCTTCATAGAAAACCACGGTAACGAACCACTATTCTTCCACATTGTTGGAGAAATCTTGGACAGAGTTACACAAGGTAACAGAGTACAATCCGCAGCAACTGAAACATGGTTACTCGGTGGCTCACAAAACATGATTGTTGACTTGGTATTTGATGAGCCAGGTGCTTACGCAGCAGTTAATCACGACTATGCAGCAATTTACACAGGTGCAGCTACAGTATTTGTAGCAGGTGATCCATTCGGATTAAACCCAGTTCTCGTAGAGAAAGGAGTAATTCCAGCACCAGTTGCCTCTTATGCTTATGCATTAGGTAACCCAAGTGATGCTGTCCCACCAATGGGAAAGAACAGTATTGCACATCCTGCAATCAACATTCATGGTCTATACACTGATGAAGTAGCTTCTGAATTACAAGAAAACGGTGCAATTGCATTATGGGAAGTAATCCCAGTAGTTGCAGAGATGCTTTCTTGA